A stretch of Gossypium hirsutum isolate 1008001.06 chromosome A06, Gossypium_hirsutum_v2.1, whole genome shotgun sequence DNA encodes these proteins:
- the LOC121230827 gene encoding disease resistance protein SUMM2-like, translating to MPKPSQENGSKLIFPTRSLEVCGEMEAQKKIKVECLVTEKAWELFRDKVGDETLNSHPNILNLAKQVAERCGGLPLALITIGRAMACKRTLGEWKYAIEMLKQCALPKLENEVFPLLKFSYDNLPNVTMKYCLLYCCMYPEDYCIPIRRLVEYWFCEGLLNEFDSISEAQMQGDEIMSSLLNACLLEHSGERRGEDYVKMHDVIRDMAFWITREFEAIENNFFVKVGAQLFEEPDVKAWESVKRMSVMKNKIEVIKETPKCPNLRTMFLSQNKLKVISNGFFQFIPHLTVLDLSRNPELRALPEGISQLASLECLDLSDTGISELPIELKSLTKLKMLDLSYMFNLRKIPQHLISSFSKLQIFRMWLRDYIDYPEDNVLNGGHEKLIEELKGLQRLNILWVQIKSLLCLENFLSFNLFRCSTQALLLTGFRELKVFNVLCLENLESLQTLHFISWGNMEEMKMEKLHTWVSSSTNYTSRFHTLSEVKIYYCNELRDVSWLILAPNLRTLSIIVCAKMEEILSERKLGEVTGLIGISYPKPFLKLETLDLGDLPKLKSIYWDALPFPCLKHLFINDCQKLKKLPLNLDSAKGNLITIKGRKDWWARVEWENAATGDAFLPSFKPFAE from the coding sequence ATGCCAAAACCAAGCCAAGAAAATGGTTCCAAACTTATTTTTCCTACTCGGTCTTTGGAGGTATGTGGTGAAATGGAAGctcaaaagaaaatcaaagtggAGTGCCTCGTAACGGAGAAGGCTTGGGAATTGTTCCGAGACAAGGTTGGAGATGAAACTCTCAACAGCCATCCAAATATTCTAAACCTAGCTAAACAAGTAGCTGAAAGGTGCGGTGGACTACCTCTTGCACTAATTACAATCGGTCGTGCCATGGCTTGCAAGAGAACACTTGGGGAGTGGAAATATGCAATTGAGATGTTGAAGCAATGTGCATTGCCAAaattggaaaatgaggtatttccccttttaaaatttagttatgaTAATTTGCCTAATGTCACAATGAAATATTGCCTCCTATATTGTTGTATGTATCCTGAAGATTATTGTATTCCTATAAGGAGATTAGTGGAGTATTGGTTTTGTGAAGGGCTATTGAATGAATTTGATAGCATTAGTGAAGCTCAAATGCAAGGTGACGAAATTATGAGCTCTCTTCTGAATGCTTGTTTATTGGAACATAGTGGTGAAAGACGTGGAGAAGATTATGTGAAGATGCATGATGTGATACGTGACATGGCTTTTTGGATTACACGCGAGTTCGAAGCAATAgagaataatttttttgtaaaagtagGGGCTCAGTTATTTGAAGAACCAGATGTTAAGGCATGGGAAAGTGTAAAAAGAATGTCAGTGATGAAAAATAAGATTGAAGTTATCAAAGAAACACCCAAATGCCCTAACCTTCGAACCATGTTTCTTAGCCAAAATAAGTTGAAAGTGATCAGCAATGGTTTCTTCCAATTTATACCTCATCTAACTGTTTTGGATTTGTCAAGAAACCCTGAATTACGAGCGTTGCCGGAGGGAATTTCACAATTGGCTTCACTAGAATGTCTTGATCTATCTGATACTGGTATATCAGAGCTGCCAATAGAATTGAAATCGTTGACAAAACTAAAAATGTTGGACTTGAGTTATATGTTCAATCTCAGAAAAATCCCACAACATTTGATATCTAGTTTTTCCAAGTTGCAAATATTCAGAATGTGGTTGCGGGACTACATAGATTATCCTGAAGACAATGTTTTGAATGGGGGTCATGAAAAGCTTATAGAGGAATTGAAAGGTTTGCAACGTTTAAATATATTATGGGTACAAATAAAAAGCTTGCTTTGTCTGGAAAACTTCCTGAGTTTTAACTTGTTTCGATGTTCGACCCAAGCATTACTACTTACTGGTTTTAGAGAATTAAAAGTGTTTAATGTTTTATGCTTAGAAAATTTGGAGAGTCTACAAACACTACATTTCATCAGCTGGGGAAATATGGAGGAGATGAAAATGGAAAAGCTGCATACATGGGTTTCTTCAAGTACTAATTATACTTCACGCTTTCACACATTGAGCGAAGTTAAAATTTATTACTGTAACGAATTGAGAGACGTGAGTTGGTTGATTCTTGCTCCAAATCTAAGGACTCTTTCTATAATTGTGTGTGCAAAAATGGAAGAAATATTGAGTGAGAGAAAACTTGGTGAAGTTACAGGTTTGATTGGGATTTCATACCCTAAACCATTTCTGAAGCTTGAAACACTTGATTTAGGCGATCTACCAAAATTGAAGAGCATATACTGGGATGCCCTACCCTTTCCATGTCTGAAACATCTTTTTATAAATGATTGCCAAAAACTGAAAAAGCTTCCTCTCAACTTAGACAGTGCAAAAGGGAATCTAATCACCATTAAGGGAAGAAAAGATTGGTGGGCAAGAGTAGAATGGGAAAATGCAGCCACTGGAGATGCTTTTCTCCCTTCTTTCAA